Proteins encoded within one genomic window of Eurosta solidaginis isolate ZX-2024a chromosome 1, ASM4086904v1, whole genome shotgun sequence:
- the LOC137241067 gene encoding uncharacterized protein yields MSSHYTNVPVECEESAIYPGNEVVILTQEEQCIPSSMGQTQGYTENITENKPYNEHLLEVIVNQNKELIEENKKLREVNNKIYEHFAEEFVGLKRSIDQTLAAFKRQRTLCSKLPNLPFNDVNEILDFEKIFQNDEEMRQELITKFARQPTDDLKKFIVANLKYIFNDDYLARNFSWTNVNNNISLKDFICIKLLKESAMENIPQTNYTKIDEALKKFFDSAKDRFAKLSKRTSTQLEGDKSQKM; encoded by the exons ATGAGTAGCCATTACACAAATGTCCCCGTAGAATGTGAAGAAAGTG CTATTTACCCCGGCAATGAAGTAGTAATATTAACACAAGAGGAGCAATGCATTCCTTCTTCAATGGGGCAAACTCAAGGATATACGGAGAACATCACTGAGAACAAACCAT ATAACGAACATTTGTTAGAAGTTATTGTAAATCAAAATAAGGAGCtgatagaagaaaataaaaaactacGCGAagtcaacaataaaatttatgaacaCTTTGCAGAAGAATTTGTCGGTTTAAAACGATCAATAGACCAAACCTTAGCTGCCTTTAAACGCCAACGCACTTTATGTTCCAAGCTGCCAAACCTTCCCTTCAACGATGTGAATGAAATATtggattttgaaaaaattttccaaaacgaTGAAGAAATGCGACAGGAATTG ATAACGAAGTTCGCTAGACAACCGACAGATGACCTCAAAAAATTTATCGTTGCGAACTTGAAATATATATTTAATGACGATTATTTGGCACGCAATTTTTCATGGACAAATGTCAATAACAATATTTCTTTGAAGGATTTTATATGTATTAAACTTCTTAAAG AGTCGGCTATGGAAAACATACCCCAAACAAACTACACTAAAATAGACGAggctttgaaaaaattttttgatagtgCCAAGGACCGGTTCGCAAAATTATCGAAAAGAACAAGTACACAACTTGAGGGAGATAAAAGCCAAAAAATGTAG